One segment of Manihot esculenta cultivar AM560-2 chromosome 4, M.esculenta_v8, whole genome shotgun sequence DNA contains the following:
- the LOC110613605 gene encoding inner membrane protein PPF-1, chloroplastic: MAKTLISSPPFIGAPLSSLSRHGLHTLPNRRFMSTRVKFSLHEIPPIVQLDSSSIDFTSIVTRAESLLYTLADAAVAADSASGGAASSSTDAAVQKNGGWFGFISESMEFVLKVLKDGLSAVHVPYAYGFAIILLTVVVKVATLPLTKQQVESTLAMQNLQPKIKAIQQRYAGNQERIQLETSRLYRQAGVNPLAGCFPTLATIPVWIGLYQALSNVANEGLLTEGFFWIPSLGGPTTIAARQSGSGISWLFPFVDGHPPLGWHDTAAYLVLPVLLVVSQYVSMEIMKPPQTDDPAQKNTLLVFKFLPLMIGYFSLSVPSGLSIYWFTNNVLSTAQQVWLRKLGGAKPVVNENASGIITAGRAKRSASQPAQAGDRFRKLKDEEKRKKLSKAIADEEMQTLDFASGSDEDSDEETKDKGEEVLEGAYASSASKQVPDISRPKRSKRSKRKRAV; the protein is encoded by the exons ATGGCGAAAACCTTAATTTCTTCTCCGCCGTTCATCGGCGCACCACTCTCCTCGCTCTCTCGCCATGGCCTTCACACGCTTCCTAACCGGAGATTCATGTCCACTCGAGTCAAGTTCAGTCTACACGAGATTCCTCCAATTGTTCAGTTAGACTCCTCCTCGATTGATTTCACTTCTATTGTTACTAGAGCTGAAAGCCTCCTCTATACACTTGCTGATGCGGCTGTTGCAGCGGATTCGGCCTCTGGTGGTGCTGCCTCCAGCTCAACTGATGCTGCTGTGCAGAAGAATGGAGGTTGGTTCGGGTTTATCTCCGAATCCATGGAATTCGTCCTTAAG GTGTTGAAGGATGGGCTTTCTGCTGTGCATGTACCTTATGCTTATGGTTTTGCAATTATTTTGCTCACTGTTGTTGTGAAAGTTGctactttacctttaaccaagCAGCAA GTGGAATCTACATTGGCTATGCAAAACCTTCAACCTAAGATAAAAGCCATTCAACAAAGATATGCAGGGAATCAG GAGAGAATACAACTTGAGACATCACGTCTCTATAGGCAAGCAGGGGTTAATCCATTAGCAG GTTGTTTTCCAACTTTGGCTACGATACCAGTCTGGATTGGTCTATATCAAGCTCTTTCAAATGTTGCAAATGAG GGGCTGTTGACAGAAGGTTTTTTTTGGATTCCGTCATTGGGTGGGCCAACTACAATTGCAGCTCGACAAAGTGGATCTGGCATTTCATGGCTTTTTCCATTTGTG GATGGCCATCCACCATTGGGCTGGCATGACACTGCAGCTTACCTGGTTTTGCCTGTGCTCCTTGTTGTTTCCCAATACGTGTCGATGGAGATCATGAAACCTCCCCAG acagatgatcCAGCTCAAAAGAACactcttcttgttttcaagttTCTTCCTCTCATGATCGGTTACTTTTCCTTGTCTGTGCCATCAGGATTATCAATTTACTG GTTCACAAACAATGTCCTCAGCACAGCCCAACAGGTATGGTTACGCAAATTAGGTGGTGCAAAGCCTGTAGTTAATGAAAATGCAAGTGGAATCATCACTGCAGGACGTGCAAAACGATCAGCTTCACAGCCAGCACAGGCCGGTGATAG GTTCAGGAAGCTGAAGGACGAAGAGAAGAGGAAAAAGTTGAGCAAGGCAATAGCAGATGAAGAGATGCAGACTCTGGATTTTGCATCTGGTTCTGATGAGGACTCGGATGAAGAGACGAAGGACAAG GGTGAGGAAGTTTTAGAAGGAGCATATGCTTCTAGTGCAAGCAAACAGGTTCCAGATATTTCTAGACCAAAGAGAAGCAAACGGTCAAAAAGAAAGCGTGCTGTATAA
- the LOC110614026 gene encoding WUSCHEL-related homeobox 2 has translation MQTENIDMGGGPGGGQVNSRWNPTKEQINLLESLYKQGIRTPSADQIQQITARLKDFGHIEGKNVFYWFQNHKARQRQKQKQESLAYFNRYLYKPQQQQQLVFPRPSTNGVVCGSYYIPQSDVGFYPQYSTVLLPAGSFKRKPRSEKADKARAYVSTDRKQQEAMNGNCNETYQETLPLFPLHPTGILQGREESFCSHGSIISAEDSIAIAAPSSFSENNTVGIELCSSDKPFFDFFSGQDALESD, from the exons ATGCAGACAGAAAATATCGACATGGGTGGTGGTCCTGGTGGAGGTCAAGTGAACTCACGATGGAATCCCACAAAGGAACAGATAAATTTGCTTGAAAGCTTGTACAAGCAAGGTATAAGAACACCATCTGCTGATCAGATACAGCAAATAACGGCTAGACTCAAAGATTTTGGTCATATTGAAGGGAAGAATGTGTTTTATTGGTTTCAAAATCACAAGGCAAGACAAAGGCAGAAACAGAAACAAGAGAGCTTGGCTTATTTCAATCGCTATCTTTACAAGcctcagcagcagcagcagcttgTGTTTCCACGTCCTTCCACAAATGGCG TTGTTTGTGGATCATACTACATTCCACAGAGCGATGTAGGGTTTTATCCACAGTATTCGACGGTGCTACTCCCCGCCGGTAGCTTCAAGAGGAAGCCGAGGAGTGAAAAGGCTGACAAAGCAAGAGCCTATGTTTCTACTGATAGAAAACAGCAGGAGGCTATGAATGGCAATTGCAATGAAACTTATCAAGAGACAttgcctctctttcctttgCACCCAACAGGCATTTTACAAGGAAGAGAAGAGAGTTTTTGTTCTCATGGTTCAATTATTTCTGCTGAGGATTCCATTGCCATTGCTGCTCCTTCAAGCTTCTCTGAGAATAATACTGTTGGCATTGAACTGTGTTCTAGTGATAAACCCTTCTTTGATTTCTTCTCTGGACAAGATGCCCTTGAGAGTGATTAA